In one Paenibacillus antri genomic region, the following are encoded:
- a CDS encoding DUF2536 family protein, translated as MGFMLERIESKIEFFEAYDLLTLEKKIAEQIENNRALLLDVHAISHTTTFHPLHNKMLYSAVVHFKGKQT; from the coding sequence ATGGGATTCATGTTGGAAAGAATCGAATCGAAGATCGAGTTTTTCGAGGCGTACGACTTGTTGACGTTAGAGAAGAAAATCGCGGAGCAGATCGAAAACAACCGCGCCCTGCTGTTGGACGTGCATGCGATCTCGCACACGACCACGTTCCATCCGCTACACAATAAGATGCTGTACAGCGCCGTAGTACATTTCAAGGGGAAGCAAACCTGA
- a CDS encoding beta-galactosidase, giving the protein MMDVYHEKDEVLGVALQFFRDGEARGERSLAALMGALPGVRTRLAFPLAALDSERVFLPRTPGRLKTVIFGEGLRQRDIRSFAIGTPESLDGWRFELENVHFAAEEPDYPVPPTPIVDELGQYKRKTWPGKTSSRQEMIRALREEYDAGGAAAMPNRSTYGGSAERRYEATGYFRTERDGARWWLVDPDGYAFFSLGMDCVQPGEAGKVDGIEALFDSLPPGSGTFKDAWRTGEDGGPLHRGRYFNFAVANLIHAFGDDWFPRWAELTARRLKRWGFNTVGNWSNPVFIESQDIPYVYPLQDFPATERTVFRDFPDVFSDEFRAASETFAEQLKAFAGDRRLIGYFLRNEPLWAFADGVNLAEKLLEKDEGFESKRELIRFLQERYAEDVDGFNAAWASSFASFDALLAPIEKAAERSERARDDLEAFTRRMIEAYTAIPSEACKRVDPHHLNLGMRYAWISSPALYEGSQHFDVFSINCYKMKPDAEDIREIAERTGKPVLIGEFHFGAPDAGLLATGLRGVATQAERGKAYRYYTEQAAALPALVGVHYFILNDQALLGRFDGENFQIGAVDVCHRPYEDFIQGVTEAHARIYDVASGVVPPYEEEAKEIPRVGF; this is encoded by the coding sequence GTGATGGACGTCTATCACGAGAAGGACGAGGTGCTAGGCGTAGCGCTCCAGTTTTTCAGAGACGGCGAGGCGCGGGGCGAACGTTCGCTGGCCGCGTTGATGGGCGCGCTGCCGGGCGTGCGGACGCGCCTCGCGTTCCCCCTTGCGGCGCTCGACTCGGAGCGGGTATTTCTGCCGAGAACGCCGGGACGGCTGAAGACCGTTATTTTCGGCGAGGGACTGCGGCAGCGGGACATTCGCTCGTTCGCGATCGGAACGCCGGAATCGCTGGACGGCTGGCGGTTCGAGCTGGAGAACGTGCATTTCGCGGCGGAGGAACCGGACTATCCGGTGCCGCCGACGCCGATCGTCGACGAGCTCGGTCAATATAAGCGTAAGACGTGGCCCGGCAAGACGAGCTCGCGCCAGGAGATGATCCGAGCGCTGAGGGAGGAGTACGATGCGGGGGGAGCGGCGGCGATGCCGAACCGGTCGACATACGGGGGAAGCGCCGAGCGTCGATACGAGGCTACCGGCTACTTCCGCACGGAGCGGGACGGCGCGCGCTGGTGGCTCGTCGATCCGGACGGATACGCGTTCTTCAGCCTCGGAATGGACTGCGTACAGCCGGGAGAGGCGGGGAAGGTCGACGGCATCGAAGCGTTGTTCGACAGTCTGCCTCCCGGGAGCGGAACCTTCAAGGACGCCTGGCGGACCGGAGAGGACGGCGGACCGCTGCATCGCGGACGGTACTTCAACTTCGCGGTCGCGAACTTGATCCATGCGTTCGGGGACGATTGGTTTCCGCGGTGGGCGGAGCTCACGGCCCGGCGGCTGAAGCGGTGGGGCTTCAATACGGTCGGCAATTGGTCGAATCCGGTGTTTATTGAAAGCCAGGACATCCCGTACGTCTACCCGCTCCAAGATTTCCCGGCGACGGAACGGACGGTGTTCCGGGATTTCCCGGACGTGTTCAGCGACGAATTCCGGGCCGCGTCCGAGACGTTCGCGGAGCAGCTGAAGGCGTTCGCGGGGGACCGGCGCCTCATCGGGTACTTCCTGCGCAACGAGCCGCTCTGGGCGTTCGCCGACGGGGTGAATCTGGCGGAGAAGCTGTTGGAGAAGGACGAAGGGTTCGAGAGCAAGCGGGAGCTGATCCGGTTCTTACAGGAGCGGTACGCCGAAGACGTGGACGGCTTCAACGCGGCTTGGGCGTCGAGCTTCGCGTCGTTCGACGCGCTGCTTGCGCCGATCGAGAAGGCGGCGGAGCGGTCGGAGCGGGCGAGGGACGACCTGGAAGCCTTCACGCGGCGCATGATCGAAGCGTATACGGCCATTCCTTCGGAGGCGTGCAAGCGGGTCGATCCGCATCACCTGAACTTGGGGATGCGCTACGCATGGATATCGTCTCCCGCGCTGTACGAAGGCAGTCAGCATTTCGACGTGTTCTCGATCAACTGCTATAAGATGAAGCCGGACGCGGAAGACATTCGCGAGATCGCCGAACGGACGGGGAAGCCGGTTCTGATCGGCGAATTCCACTTCGGCGCGCCGGACGCCGGCCTGTTGGCCACGGGGCTGCGCGGGGTCGCCACGCAAGCGGAGCGGGGGAAGGCGTATCGGTATTATACGGAGCAAGCGGCGGCGCTGCCGGCGTTGGTCGGCGTGCACTACTTCATCTTGAACGATCAAGCGCTGCTCGGGCGGTTCGACGGCGAAAATTTCCAAATCGGGGCGGTCGACGTCTGCCATCGCCCGTACGAGGACTTCATCCAAGGCGTGACCGAAGCGCATGCGCGCATCTACGACGTCGCTTCGGGCGTCGTTCCGCCGTACGAAGAAGAGGCGAAGGAAATTCCGCGCGTCGGCTTCTAG
- a CDS encoding extracellular solute-binding protein, with protein sequence MARTFSKSFACLLALTLTITACSGGGSSGGSSNGPAETPPAAEKPAEGGGASAPAESEGLPAKFDPPVTLTVVRGVGSDVKFKDGESIEDNVHTRWAKEKLGIEIKYLWTVVDTNDAFKTKVRLALSANQQFPDVLPNRLSSDVINDLIDSGKFMEVGDAFEKYASQTWKDAMNEDPTVWYPHTRDGKKYGIPILDYAYNGDPVLFIREDWLKKLNLEAPKTLDDLEKVLDAFTNGDPDGNGAKDTFGLTIGFKNWLNTWMADAGWVFGAYGTMPNQWNKDGQGGIEYGSVNPAMKDGLGRIKSWMEKGYISKESALWDEVKATEAFTAGKAGIVAGPHWMPYWPLEDVKKNVPGAEYKAYPIPTGPDGKAGRHGTTNANGVVLLNKDIGEEQLKAFFVYQNYLFDNYANPTAGSEHELGLHQGYDWDIVDGKPTVLTEGQGGFASNKYTLTFDGARIPSLSLTTLAKIARGEEAVTPYEKLQKEMAPATVLEAAKIVMDQKDIVMPSMFTGTPTPTMSSKREFLEKLEKETFSKIIYGEVPLEEFDKFVQDYLKNGGEQIKQEANEWYKSVGGN encoded by the coding sequence ATGGCAAGAACCTTTTCGAAATCGTTCGCATGTCTACTGGCTTTGACGCTCACAATTACCGCGTGTTCCGGCGGCGGCTCGTCCGGCGGTTCGTCGAACGGCCCGGCGGAGACGCCGCCCGCGGCGGAGAAGCCCGCCGAGGGAGGGGGCGCCTCGGCTCCGGCGGAAAGCGAAGGCTTGCCCGCGAAATTCGATCCGCCCGTCACGTTGACCGTCGTTCGCGGCGTCGGCTCCGACGTGAAGTTCAAGGACGGCGAGTCGATCGAGGACAACGTGCATACCCGGTGGGCGAAAGAGAAGCTCGGCATCGAAATTAAATATTTGTGGACCGTCGTCGATACGAACGACGCGTTCAAGACGAAGGTACGCTTGGCGCTGTCCGCCAACCAGCAATTCCCGGACGTGCTGCCCAACCGTCTGTCCTCCGACGTCATCAACGACTTGATCGATTCCGGCAAGTTCATGGAAGTCGGCGACGCGTTCGAGAAATACGCCTCCCAGACGTGGAAGGACGCGATGAACGAAGACCCGACCGTCTGGTATCCGCATACGCGGGACGGCAAAAAATACGGCATTCCGATTTTGGATTACGCGTACAACGGAGACCCGGTTCTCTTCATCCGCGAGGATTGGCTGAAGAAGCTGAATCTGGAAGCGCCGAAGACGCTCGACGACTTGGAGAAGGTGTTGGACGCGTTCACGAACGGAGACCCGGACGGCAACGGCGCGAAGGATACGTTCGGCCTCACGATCGGCTTCAAGAACTGGCTCAATACGTGGATGGCGGACGCCGGCTGGGTGTTCGGCGCGTACGGCACGATGCCGAACCAGTGGAATAAAGACGGCCAAGGCGGCATCGAGTACGGCTCCGTCAACCCGGCGATGAAGGACGGTCTCGGACGAATCAAGAGCTGGATGGAAAAGGGCTACATCTCCAAAGAATCGGCGCTGTGGGACGAAGTGAAAGCGACGGAGGCGTTCACGGCCGGCAAGGCGGGCATCGTCGCGGGGCCGCACTGGATGCCGTATTGGCCGCTCGAGGACGTGAAGAAGAACGTGCCGGGCGCCGAATACAAGGCGTATCCGATCCCGACCGGACCGGACGGCAAGGCGGGGCGCCACGGCACGACGAACGCCAACGGCGTCGTGCTGCTCAACAAAGACATCGGCGAGGAGCAGTTGAAGGCGTTCTTCGTGTACCAGAACTACCTGTTCGACAACTACGCGAACCCGACCGCGGGGAGCGAGCATGAATTAGGCCTGCACCAAGGCTACGATTGGGATATCGTGGACGGCAAGCCGACCGTATTGACCGAAGGCCAAGGCGGCTTCGCAAGCAACAAGTACACGCTCACCTTCGACGGCGCGCGCATTCCTTCGCTGTCGCTGACGACGCTCGCGAAGATCGCCCGCGGCGAGGAGGCGGTGACGCCGTACGAGAAGCTGCAGAAGGAGATGGCGCCGGCGACGGTGCTGGAAGCGGCTAAGATCGTAATGGATCAGAAGGATATCGTCATGCCGAGCATGTTCACCGGCACGCCGACCCCGACGATGTCCAGCAAGCGCGAATTCCTGGAGAAGCTGGAGAAGGAGACGTTCTCCAAAATCATCTACGGCGAAGTCCCGTTGGAGGAGTTCGATAAGTTCGTCCAGGATTACTTGAAAAACGGCGGCGAACAAATCAAGCAAGAGGCCAACGAGTGGTATAAGTCGGTAGGCGGAAACTAA
- a CDS encoding DeoR/GlpR family DNA-binding transcription regulator → MLVAERLQRIVDLVNERKSIRVSELSELCDVTEETIRRDLDKLEAEGKLARTHGGAISLAETRTEVPYYEREIVRSEEKRRIAEEAVKLIRPKDRILLDASSTAWYMARLIPDMPLTVLTNSIKAAVELAGKEKIQVISTGGILSPGSLSYVGPLAERALELYHVDRLFLSCKGARLDRGLSESNELQALVKQRMIAAADEVVLLADHSKFEVQAFTHVAGWDRVTRVVTDAGTAAGDVARLREMGIDVTQLTASSS, encoded by the coding sequence ATGCTGGTTGCGGAACGGCTGCAACGGATCGTCGATCTCGTCAACGAACGGAAGAGCATACGCGTATCCGAGCTGAGCGAGCTGTGCGACGTCACCGAAGAGACGATCCGCCGCGATCTGGATAAGCTCGAAGCGGAGGGCAAGCTCGCCCGTACGCACGGCGGCGCGATCAGCCTCGCGGAAACCCGAACGGAAGTGCCGTATTACGAACGGGAGATCGTCCGCAGCGAAGAGAAGCGGCGCATCGCGGAGGAAGCGGTCAAGCTGATCCGGCCGAAGGACCGGATTTTGCTCGACGCGAGCTCGACGGCCTGGTACATGGCGAGGCTCATCCCCGACATGCCGCTCACCGTCCTGACGAACTCGATCAAGGCGGCGGTGGAGCTCGCGGGCAAGGAGAAGATCCAGGTCATCTCCACCGGGGGCATTCTGTCGCCGGGATCGCTCTCCTACGTCGGACCGCTCGCGGAACGCGCCTTGGAGTTATATCACGTCGATCGATTGTTCCTCTCGTGCAAGGGCGCCCGGCTCGACCGAGGGCTCAGCGAGTCGAACGAGCTGCAAGCGCTCGTGAAGCAGCGAATGATCGCGGCGGCCGACGAGGTCGTGCTGCTCGCCGATCATTCGAAGTTCGAGGTGCAGGCGTTCACGCACGTCGCCGGCTGGGACCGCGTGACGCGCGTCGTGACGGATGCGGGCACCGCGGCCGGCGACGTCGCCCGCTTACGCGAGATGGGCATCGACGTCACGCAATTGACGGCTTCGTCGTCGTAA
- the rhaB gene encoding rhamnulokinase yields MSVLAFDLGASSGRAVVGRLTEGRLVVEEVHRFPNDPVEVGGRLYWDILRLYHEIKQGIVKARQQGIDVRSIGIDSWAVDFGLIGANGELIANPYHYRDRHTDGVMDEVFAKLGKASIYAKTGLQFLQFNTMYQLAALAKADSPALSAADKLLMIPDLLRYFLTGIMKGEYTNASTTQLLGAVDRAWDEELVAGVGVRRSLLPDVVQPGTVVGPLAPRVQEELLVGPIPVVAVAEHDTASAVVAVPALEADFAYLSCGTWSLLGTELDEPVLTERALAWNFTNEGGYGGTYRLLKNIMGLWLVQECKRAWDKAGGSRSFAELAERAAEAKAHVSYIDPDDDRFLSPADMPAEIRAYCRETGQPVPATEAETIRCVLESLALKYRYVLERTEALAGKTFGGLHIVGGGIQNELLCRLTADAIRRPVWAGPAEGSAIGNVLVQLIAAGDISSLAEGRRIVRDSFGVATYEPTDGERWSAEYERFLDITKLRA; encoded by the coding sequence ATGAGCGTATTGGCATTCGATCTCGGCGCGAGCAGCGGACGCGCGGTCGTCGGGCGGCTGACGGAGGGCCGCCTCGTCGTCGAGGAGGTTCACCGGTTCCCGAACGACCCGGTCGAGGTTGGCGGAAGGTTGTATTGGGACATCCTGCGGTTGTATCATGAAATCAAGCAAGGCATCGTGAAGGCGCGGCAGCAGGGGATCGACGTGCGCAGCATCGGCATCGATTCGTGGGCCGTCGACTTCGGGCTGATCGGCGCGAACGGGGAGTTGATCGCGAATCCGTACCATTACCGCGACCGTCATACCGACGGCGTCATGGACGAGGTGTTCGCGAAGCTGGGCAAAGCGTCGATCTACGCGAAGACGGGGCTGCAGTTCCTGCAATTCAATACGATGTATCAGCTCGCGGCGCTCGCGAAGGCGGATTCTCCGGCTCTCTCGGCAGCCGACAAGCTGCTGATGATCCCGGATTTGCTCCGATATTTCCTTACGGGCATTATGAAAGGCGAGTACACGAACGCGTCGACGACGCAGCTGCTCGGCGCCGTCGACCGCGCGTGGGACGAGGAACTCGTCGCGGGCGTCGGCGTCCGCCGGTCGCTGCTGCCGGACGTCGTGCAGCCGGGGACGGTCGTCGGCCCGCTCGCGCCGCGCGTGCAGGAGGAGCTGCTCGTCGGGCCGATCCCGGTCGTGGCGGTCGCCGAGCACGACACCGCCTCGGCGGTCGTCGCCGTGCCGGCGCTCGAAGCGGACTTCGCGTACCTCTCCTGCGGCACATGGTCGCTGCTCGGCACGGAGCTCGACGAGCCGGTGTTGACGGAGCGGGCGCTGGCGTGGAACTTCACGAACGAAGGCGGTTACGGCGGGACGTATCGGCTGCTGAAGAACATCATGGGCCTGTGGCTCGTGCAGGAGTGCAAGCGCGCATGGGATAAGGCGGGCGGCTCGCGGTCGTTCGCCGAGCTGGCGGAGCGCGCGGCGGAAGCGAAGGCGCATGTCTCGTACATCGACCCGGACGACGATCGATTCCTGAGCCCGGCCGACATGCCGGCGGAAATTCGCGCCTATTGCCGCGAGACGGGGCAACCCGTGCCGGCCACGGAAGCGGAGACGATCCGCTGCGTGCTGGAGAGCCTCGCGCTGAAATACCGTTATGTGCTGGAACGGACGGAGGCGCTGGCCGGGAAGACGTTCGGCGGCCTCCACATCGTCGGCGGCGGCATTCAGAACGAGCTGCTGTGCCGCCTGACGGCCGATGCGATTCGCCGCCCCGTCTGGGCGGGGCCGGCCGAAGGGAGCGCCATCGGCAACGTCCTCGTGCAGCTCATCGCCGCGGGCGACATCTCGTCGCTCGCCGAGGGGCGCCGCATCGTGCGCGATTCGTTCGGCGTCGCGACGTACGAGCCGACCGACGGAGAGCGGTGGTCGGCGGAGTACGAACGTTTCCTCGACATTACGAAATTAAGAGCTTAA
- a CDS encoding bifunctional aldolase/short-chain dehydrogenase, protein MPQNLWQQSEAQQLKPGLDELVYRSNLLGTDRSVANWGGGNTSMKTVVQDFRGRDVEVMYVKGSGSDLGTMQAKHFTGLRLDDIRPLEGRDGMTDEEMVAYLAHTMIDAKHPRASIETLLHAFLPFKHVDHTHPDAIISLCCADNGRQIAEEIYGNRFVWVPYVRPGFTLSKMIAEGVRGNPNAELVLMEKHGLVTWGETSEESYHKTLQIIGEAEAYIEARVNADTLYGGKKYDALPEAERKSVLARIMPIVRGAVSAERKMLLTYDDADDVLTFVGSRDAASLSQVGAACPDHLVHTKMTPCFIEWDPATNDVDALIEKVKAGIAAYQAEYAAYFERNKNEGDKMSETSPRVILIPGVGMINTGKSWAMAQISGALYHRAIAVMRGATALGNFVSLSENESFNVEYWPLELYKLTLAPPEAEFSRKVAYITGGAGGIGSESARRLVSEGAHVVLADLNLEGAQKVADEINAKYGEHRAIAVKVDVTNEELVAASYDFTALNYGGVDIIVNNAGLATSSPFDQTSLKEWNLNMNVLGTGYFLVAREAFKLMKAQAIGGSMVFIGSKNSVYAGKNASAYSAAKALEAHLARCIAAEGGEFGIRVNTILPDAILQGSAIWNSNWRNERAAAYGIEPDQLEEYYRKRTTLLVNIFPRDIAEGVAFFASSKSEKTTGCMLTIDGGVPAAFTR, encoded by the coding sequence ATGCCGCAAAACTTATGGCAACAAAGCGAAGCCCAGCAGCTCAAACCGGGTCTCGACGAACTCGTGTATCGTTCTAACCTGCTCGGCACGGACCGCTCGGTCGCGAACTGGGGCGGCGGCAACACGTCGATGAAGACGGTCGTACAGGATTTCCGCGGCCGCGACGTCGAAGTCATGTACGTGAAAGGGAGCGGCTCGGACCTCGGGACGATGCAAGCGAAGCACTTCACCGGACTGCGGCTTGACGACATTCGTCCGCTGGAAGGGCGCGACGGGATGACGGACGAGGAGATGGTCGCATACCTCGCGCACACGATGATCGACGCGAAGCATCCGCGGGCGTCGATCGAGACGCTGCTGCACGCGTTCCTGCCGTTCAAGCATGTCGACCACACGCATCCGGACGCGATCATCTCGCTCTGCTGCGCGGACAACGGCCGGCAAATCGCGGAAGAAATCTACGGCAACCGATTCGTATGGGTTCCGTACGTGCGCCCGGGCTTCACGCTGTCGAAGATGATCGCCGAGGGCGTCCGGGGCAACCCGAACGCGGAGCTTGTGCTTATGGAGAAACACGGCCTCGTCACGTGGGGCGAAACATCCGAAGAGAGCTATCATAAAACCTTGCAAATTATCGGCGAAGCGGAAGCGTACATCGAAGCGCGCGTGAACGCCGATACGCTGTACGGCGGCAAGAAGTACGACGCCCTGCCGGAGGCGGAGCGCAAGAGCGTGCTCGCCCGCATCATGCCGATCGTGCGCGGCGCCGTCAGCGCGGAGCGCAAGATGCTGCTCACGTACGACGACGCGGACGACGTGCTGACGTTCGTCGGCAGCCGCGACGCGGCGTCGCTGTCCCAGGTCGGCGCGGCTTGCCCGGACCACCTCGTGCACACGAAGATGACGCCTTGCTTCATCGAATGGGATCCGGCGACGAACGACGTCGACGCGCTCATCGAGAAGGTGAAAGCCGGCATCGCGGCGTACCAAGCGGAATACGCGGCGTACTTCGAGCGTAACAAGAACGAAGGCGACAAGATGTCGGAGACGTCCCCGCGCGTCATCCTCATCCCGGGCGTCGGCATGATCAACACGGGCAAGAGCTGGGCGATGGCGCAAATCAGCGGCGCGCTGTACCACAGAGCGATCGCGGTCATGCGCGGCGCGACGGCGCTCGGCAACTTCGTGTCCTTAAGCGAAAACGAATCGTTCAACGTCGAGTACTGGCCCCTCGAGCTGTATAAGCTGACGCTCGCTCCGCCGGAAGCGGAGTTCAGCCGCAAGGTCGCCTACATCACGGGCGGCGCGGGCGGCATCGGCAGCGAGTCGGCTCGCCGCCTCGTGTCCGAGGGCGCGCACGTCGTGTTAGCCGACTTGAACCTCGAGGGCGCGCAGAAGGTCGCCGACGAGATCAACGCGAAGTACGGCGAGCATCGCGCGATCGCGGTGAAGGTGGACGTGACGAACGAAGAGCTGGTGGCGGCGTCCTACGACTTCACGGCGCTGAATTACGGCGGCGTGGACATTATCGTCAACAACGCCGGCCTCGCGACGTCGAGCCCGTTCGACCAGACGTCGCTGAAGGAATGGAACCTGAACATGAACGTGCTGGGCACGGGGTACTTCCTCGTGGCGCGCGAAGCGTTCAAGCTCATGAAGGCGCAGGCGATCGGCGGCTCGATGGTGTTCATCGGCTCGAAGAACTCGGTCTACGCCGGCAAGAACGCGAGCGCGTACAGCGCGGCGAAGGCGCTCGAAGCGCATCTGGCGCGCTGCATCGCGGCGGAAGGCGGCGAATTCGGCATCCGCGTGAACACGATTCTTCCGGATGCGATTCTGCAAGGCTCGGCGATCTGGAACTCGAACTGGCGCAACGAGCGGGCGGCGGCGTACGGCATCGAGCCGGACCAGCTCGAAGAGTACTACCGCAAGCGCACGACGCTGCTCGTGAACATCTTCCCGAGAGACATCGCCGAAGGCGTTGCGTTCTTCGCATCCTCGAAGTCGGAGAAGACGACGGGCTGCATGCTGACGATCGACGGCGGCGTGCCGGCGGCGTTCACGCGATAA
- a CDS encoding AraC family transcriptional regulator: MLREFNLVMDYIETRLTEGISGKDISKIVGLSDYHFKRMFSYMAGMSLNEYIKNRRLSVANVELINGAKVTDIAYKYGYQSMDGFSRAFREWSGFLPSEVTKNKIQKSFPKFTFFIDVRGGVSMEFKIEKKEKFNIVGVSKRVPIQFEGENNAIIELARSITEQQRNRMHRLADLYPHQVLNVSYDFDDGFLEEKGHLTHMIGFATTKENPFDDLEQISIEESLWAIFPNQGPFPATLQETTAKIYTEWLPSSDYEAADLPGFSFTKYNGTSENVYSEIWMPVKERRQR; this comes from the coding sequence ATGCTGCGAGAATTCAATCTTGTAATGGATTACATCGAAACCCGTCTAACGGAGGGAATTTCTGGAAAGGATATATCGAAAATCGTTGGATTATCTGATTATCATTTTAAAAGAATGTTTTCGTATATGGCCGGAATGTCTTTGAACGAGTATATCAAAAATAGGAGATTATCGGTTGCGAACGTCGAATTAATAAACGGAGCGAAAGTGACGGATATCGCGTATAAATATGGCTATCAATCTATGGATGGGTTTTCAAGAGCCTTTCGGGAATGGAGCGGTTTTCTACCTTCGGAAGTAACGAAAAACAAAATTCAGAAATCATTTCCCAAATTTACATTCTTTATAGATGTAAGAGGAGGAGTATCTATGGAATTCAAAATCGAAAAGAAAGAGAAGTTTAATATCGTAGGCGTATCGAAAAGAGTACCGATTCAATTCGAAGGCGAAAATAATGCGATCATCGAACTAGCCCGATCCATTACGGAACAACAACGGAATAGAATGCATCGATTGGCTGATTTATATCCTCATCAAGTCTTGAATGTATCTTATGATTTTGATGATGGTTTCTTGGAAGAGAAGGGTCACTTAACGCATATGATCGGTTTCGCGACTACAAAAGAAAATCCATTCGACGATTTAGAGCAAATTTCTATTGAAGAAAGCCTATGGGCCATTTTCCCTAATCAAGGACCATTCCCTGCTACGCTTCAAGAAACTACCGCAAAAATTTATACCGAATGGTTGCCTTCTTCGGATTATGAAGCAGCGGATTTACCTGGGTTTTCTTTCACAAAGTACAACGGAACATCGGAAAACGTATACAGCGAAATTTGGATGCCGGTAAAGGAAAGAAGGCAGCGATAA
- the rhaA gene encoding L-rhamnose isomerase: MSIQPSIEKGYAAAKELYAAHGIDTDQVLKRLADVKISMHCWQGDDVRGFLFQDQELSGGIQATGNYPGAARTPAELRSDLEKAYSLIPGKHKLNLHAIYADTNEKVDLDQLEPKHFASWVEWAKANGLGLDFNPTCFSHPKSEDGFTLSHPDPAIRQFWIDHCKASRKIGAYFGEQLGQTCVTNVWVPDGYKDVPADRMAPRQRLKAALDEVFAEPLNPAHNLDAVESKLFGIGSEAYVVGSHEFYMGYGLQNNKLICLDAGHFHPTETISNKLSSLALFADGILLHVSRPMRWDSDHVVTMDDELLDIARELVRGDLLGKTHIGLDFFDASINRVAAWVIGTRNTIKAVLRAMLEPIEALKAAELEGDYTTRLALTEEFKSYPFGAVWDYYCATQGVPVREAWLAEVKRYEADVLSARGQEALSKA; the protein is encoded by the coding sequence ATGTCCATCCAACCATCCATCGAAAAGGGGTACGCCGCGGCGAAAGAGCTGTACGCGGCGCACGGCATCGATACGGACCAAGTGTTGAAGCGATTGGCCGACGTCAAGATCTCCATGCACTGCTGGCAAGGCGACGACGTGCGCGGCTTCTTGTTTCAAGATCAGGAGCTGTCCGGAGGCATTCAGGCGACCGGCAACTACCCGGGCGCGGCGCGCACGCCGGCGGAGCTGCGGTCGGATCTGGAGAAGGCGTATTCGCTCATCCCGGGCAAGCATAAGCTGAACCTCCACGCGATCTACGCCGACACGAACGAGAAGGTGGATCTCGATCAGCTCGAGCCGAAGCATTTCGCGTCGTGGGTCGAGTGGGCGAAGGCGAACGGCCTCGGCCTCGACTTCAACCCGACGTGCTTCTCGCATCCGAAGTCGGAAGACGGCTTCACGCTGAGCCATCCGGACCCGGCGATCCGGCAGTTCTGGATCGACCATTGCAAGGCGTCCCGGAAGATCGGCGCATACTTCGGCGAGCAGCTCGGACAGACGTGCGTCACGAACGTCTGGGTGCCGGACGGTTACAAGGACGTTCCGGCGGATCGGATGGCTCCGCGCCAGCGGCTAAAGGCGGCGCTCGACGAGGTGTTCGCGGAGCCGCTGAACCCGGCGCATAACTTAGACGCGGTCGAGAGCAAGCTGTTCGGCATCGGCTCCGAGGCGTACGTCGTCGGCTCGCACGAGTTCTACATGGGCTACGGCCTGCAAAACAACAAGCTGATTTGTCTCGATGCGGGCCACTTCCACCCGACGGAGACGATCTCGAACAAGCTGAGCTCGCTCGCGTTGTTCGCGGACGGCATTCTGCTGCACGTCAGCCGCCCGATGCGGTGGGACAGCGACCATGTCGTCACGATGGACGACGAGCTGCTGGACATCGCGCGGGAGCTGGTGCGCGGCGATCTGCTCGGCAAGACGCACATCGGTCTCGACTTCTTCGATGCGTCGATCAACCGCGTCGCGGCGTGGGTCATCGGCACGCGCAACACGATCAAGGCGGTGCTGCGGGCGATGCTCGAGCCGATCGAAGCGCTGAAAGCCGCCGAGCTCGAAGGCGACTACACGACGCGCCTGGCGCTGACGGAAGAGTTCAAGTCGTACCCGTTCGGCGCGGTGTGGGACTACTACTGCGCGACGCAGGGCGTTCCGGTGCGCGAAGCGTGGCTCGCGGAAGTAAAGAGATACGAGGCGGACGTGCTGTCTGCGCGCGGGCAAGAGGCGCTGTCGAAGGCGTAA